A stretch of Garra rufa chromosome 11, GarRuf1.0, whole genome shotgun sequence DNA encodes these proteins:
- the ccnp gene encoding cyclin-P has translation MARTGFCGSRQLLDLHMTDDKQVPLRTWANSCVLRERRVFAEGEEVAPGQHYRPTQESRWARRLPVSAEDGIIMDYAPQDESITSDVYEEEALLKCLNRLPGPPSLQELMPRLLRREVEVAISKLGLLYDETYAWDIFSDMMRSQLLCTLPNADLPKHFSYTTRAILVDWLIQVHEVFQFSEETLYLAVHLLNQALRLIKVSISGLQLLGVVCLFLAAKKEECLLPEVSELCYLMENAYSKKQLLRMERRVLTGLKFNLYYCPPLHFLLISASVARCSDKVVWMARYLLELSLLEGQCVVYLPAQLAGAALRLARKILQEAPSPDGEMAWCIASSIHIGSEATLLSIMQIMAMAAARAHAHETRATFIKFSTIQTLHVSMHPALKAAPGLLGLSCPQT, from the exons ATGGCTCGAACTGGGTTTTGTGGTTCCAGGCAACTGTTGGACCTCCATATG ACTGACGACAAACAAGTGCCCCTGCGGACTTGGGCAAACTCCTGTGTTCTAAGGGAGCGCAGGGTGTTTGCTGAAGGAGAGGAGGTGGCGCCGGGGCAGCACTACAGACCCACACAGGAGAGTCGATGG GCTCGAAGGCTTCCTGTATCTGCAGAGGATGGGATCATAATGGACTACGCTCCACAGGATGAGTCAATTACTTCAG ATGTCTACGAAGAGGAGGCTTTGCTGAAGTGTCTAAACAGGTTGCCAGGTCCACCTAGTCTGCAGGAGCTGATGCCCAGACTTCTGCGCAGAGAGGTGGAAGTAGCCATCAGCAAGCTCGGCCTCCTCTATGACGAGACCTACGCGTGGGACATCTTTTCAGACATGATG AGAAGTCAGCTACTATGCACTCTCCCAAACGCTGACCTGCCCAAGCATTTCAGTTACACTACGAGAGCTATTTTGGTGGATTGGCTAATTCAAGTCCAT GAAGTGTTTCAGTTCTCTGAGGAAACATTGTATCTGGCAGTACACCTGTTGAATCAAGCACTAAGGCTCATCAAAGTGTCCATCTCTGGCCTGCAGTTACTGGGTGTGGTTTGCCTTTTTCTGGCTGCAAAAAAAGAGGAATGTCTATTACCAGAG GTGTCAGAGCTCTGCTATCTTATGGAAAACGCCTACAGTAAGAAACAACTGCTACGGATGGAGAGGAGGGTTTTAACTGGGCTCAAGTTTAATCTCTATTACTGTCCTCCTCTTCACTTTCTGCTCATCTCTGCTTCCGTCGCACGCTGCAGCGACAAG GTGGTCTGGATGGCACGATACCTGTTGGAGCTCTCGCTGTTGGAGGGTCAGTGTGTGGTCTATCTGCCTGCACAGCTGGCAGGTGCTGCCCTCCGTCTGGCCCGCAAGATCCTCCAAGAAGCTCCCTCTCCTGATGGAGAGATGGCCTGGTGCATTGCCTCTAGTATCCATATAGGAAG TGAAGCAACTCTCCTCAGTATAATGCAGATCATGGCCATGGCAGCAGCGAGAGCACATGCTCATGAGACCCGTGCCACTTTCATCAAGTTCTCCACTATACAAACCCTCCATGTCAGCATGCACCCTGCCCTCAAAGCCGCGCCTGGTCTACTGGGCCTGTCCTGCCCTCAGACGTGA
- the LOC141345204 gene encoding CLOCK-interacting pacemaker — MPKEPRGDAQGCVGERERTSRPASKNAKDKSNSAALLASRARAHTEQQSNGRDSRCSEKDSGYSDTGSDSLQTDADDQQSSVNEPQVHKGLGGTEQGPLQGSHILVSGTSELTPIFIIKNVVLKQPGQSGQDHILPSSLSWDRSASNSQGPTHVLLLQQPGVNQNAPLHVLKPQLQRSESKGVKKSKTTYLPILNSYPRIAPHPNKKTQEKPTTSRGSNTGEHSLSKRVCTEEKRDEVSTTTQAAKQHLHKQPENNLLLHSHSAGRETLSGSHQHQSPHRPSSPSASLNVSSPSISSTQTLSPPSSNDLIQARKEPRKHRPEPNGDKGSNNLKGTARHRRFLNTVEILSQLGLLDITLRTQDLLRQNAATEREIAQLRQHADLLLQAAQAGADAPATWEKLQQVMAESGRYPSLKCLPTDCNIGEDWSQSKVEVEAATSTKPDTPVVYRYGINGTEEVAPPSPLLAPMPDAECQSTGQYDSVNDSTTTSEQVRAHRGAMGPPDDRIMPPDSSTHENMETWKL; from the exons ATGCCCAAGGAACCAAGAGGAGATGCCCAAGGGTGTGTAGGAGAGAGGGAACGCACCTCCCGTCCAGCCAGTAAAAATGCTAAAGACAAAAGCAACAGTGCCGCCCTTTTGGCCTCTAGAGCAAGAGCACACACTGAACAGCAATCAAACGGACGTGACTCGCGCTGCTCTGAGAAAGACTCCGGTTACTCGG ACACTGGCTCAGACTCCTTGCAGACTGACGCAGATGACCAGCAGAGCAGTGTAAATGAGCCTCAGGTCCACAAGGGTTTGGGTGGGACAGAGCAAGGCCCCCTACAAGGAAGCCACATACTGGTGTCCGGGACGTCTGAACTCACTCCCATATTCATAATTAAGAATGTGGTGTTGAAGCAG CCTGGACAGTCTGGTCAGGACCACATCCTTCCTTCATCTCTTTCATGGGATAGAAGTGCTTCAAACAGTCAGGGTCCCACCCATGTTCTCTTGCTACAACAACCTGGCGTCAATCAAAACGCCCCTTTGCATGTTCTCAAACCCCAGCTACAAAGATCCGAAAGCAAGGGTGTAAAGAAGAGCAAAACCACTTACCTTCCCATCCTGAACTCCTATCCTCGAATTGCGCCTCACCCGAATAAGAAAACCCAAGAGAAACCTACGACCAGTAGAGGAAGTAACACAGGGGAGCACAGCCTGAGTAAGAGAGTATGCACCGAGGAGAAGAGAGACGAGGTATCCACAACCACACAAGCGGCCAAGCAGCATCTGCACAAGCAACCAGAAAACAACTTGCTGTTGCACTCTCATTCTGCAGGCCGTGAGACACTTTCTGGCTCTCACCAGCACCAGAGCCCACACCGTCCATCTAGTCCCTCTGCCTCCCTCAACGTGAGCTCTCCGTCAATCTCAAGCACTCAGACTCTTTCCCCACCCTCTTCCAACGACCTCATCCAAGCCAGAAAAGAGCCCCGTAAGCATCGGCCAGAGCCGAATGGTGACAAAGGGTCGAACAACCTCAAAGGGACAGCACGGCATCGTCGCTTCCTCAATACAGTGGAGATTCTGAGTCAGTTGGGACTCCTGGACATCACCTTAAGGACGCAAGATCTGCTACGGCAAAATGCCGCCACCGAACGCGAAATAGCCCAGCTCCGCCAACATGCCGATCTGCTTTTGCAGGCCGCCCAAGCAGGTGCTGATGCTCCGGCTACCTGGGAGAAGCTCCAACAAGTCATGGCTGAGTCTGGGCGGTATCCCAGCCTCAAGTGCCTACCTACAGATTGCAACATTGGAGAGGACTGGTCTCAGTCAAAAGTGGAAGTCGAGGCAGCCACCAGCACCAAACCTGATACTCCTGTGGTATACAGATATGGAATTAATGGGACTGAAGAGGTGGCGCCCCCATCTCCTCTTCTAGCTCCAATGCCAGATGCAGAATGCCAGTCAACAGGTCAATATGACTCTGTCAATGATAGCACCACCACTTCTGAGCAAGTCAGAGCCCATCGAGGAGCCATGGGACCACCAGATGATCGAATAATGCCTCCAGATAGCTCTACACATGAAAACATGGAAACATGGAAGCTTTAG
- the LOC141345943 gene encoding sodium- and chloride-dependent GABA transporter 2-like: MTKIKGQIEERGYWGSKTEFILAVAGIVIGLGNVWRFPYLCYKNGGGAFLIPYLVFVITCGVPLFLLETAMGQYTQEGGITCWRRLCPLAEGIGYAGQLIIVYSCMYYILILAWALFYLFFSFSSQLPWDSCDNTWNTEDCVNLGANNLTLNQTTLINSTSSVTEFWRNRVLVLSDGIEHVGKINWEILLCLIVMWIICYFCVWKGVKSTGKVVYFTATFPYVMLLVLLIRGLTLPGALQGIVFYLYPEPARLSDPQVWMEAGAQIFFSYALGTASLTVLGSYNKYNNNCYRDSLWLCLLNSCTSFVAGFAVFSVLGFMAQKQGVPIDEVAESGPGLAFIAYPQAVAMMPFPQLWAVCFFIMIILLGLDTQFVAMEVFMTSVMDLYPMVLRKAGRREMFLLLFCLFCFFSQLVMVTEGGMYVFLLFDYYACSGASCLLFLCVFESLAMGWIFGAERMFDVIEDMTKSRPNYMFMLCWKYLTPLVSLVSFVCSLVKYKPLTFNRWYVYPDWAYVLGWLLALSSIVLVPGWALRRLFVEKGSLKQRWHHLCSPDKKNFLSPVSNKLKSRKQL, from the exons ATGACGAAAATCAAAGGACAGATAGAGGAGCGAGGATACTGGGGGAGTAAAACAGAGTTTATTTTAGCTGTGGCAGGGATTGTGATTGGGCTGGGTAACGTGTGGAGATTTCCTTACCTCTGCTACAAGAATGGAGGAG GGGCGTTCCTCATACCCTACCTGGTGTTCGTGATCACCTGTGGGGTGCCTCTGTTCCTGCTAGAGACGGCTATGGGACAGTACACACAGGAAGGAGGCATTACATGTTGGCGTCGCCTTTGTCCACTGGCTGAGG GTATTGGCTATGCAGGACAACTGATTATTGTGTACAGCTGCATGTATTACATCCTCATTCTGGCCTGGGCACTTTTCTACCTCTTCTTCTCTTTCAGCTCCCAACTGCCATGGGACAGTTGTGACAACACCTGGAACACAG agGACTGTGTGAATCTTGGAGCAAACAATCTGACCCTCAACCAGACAACGTTGATTAATTCAACTTCCTCAGTAACTGAGTTCTGGAG AAACAGAGTGCTGGTTCTCTCTGACGGTATTGAACACGTCGGTAAGATCAACTGGGAGATTCTTCTGTGTCTTATTGTGATGTGGATCATATGTTATTTCTGCGTCTGGAAAGGAGTCAAATCTACTGGCAAG GTGGTGTATTTCACAGCCACATTTCCTTACGTGATGCTGCTTGTGTTGCTGATTCGTGGGTTGACTCTTCCTGGAGCTCTGCAGGGGATTGTGTTTTATCTGTATCCTGAACCAGCCCGCCTTTCTGACCCACAG GTTTGGATGGAAGCTGGAGCTCAGATCTTTTTCTCCTATGCTTTGGGTACAGCCTCTCTTACTGTATTAGGCAGCtacaataaatataacaacaactgCTACAG GGACAGCTTGTGGCTTTGCCTTCTGAACAGTTGCACCAGTTTTGTGGCTGGTTTTGCTGTGTTCTCAGTCTTGGGCTTCATGGCTCAAAAGCAAGGTGTCCCCATTGACGAGGTGGCAGAATCAG GGCCAGGACTAGCGTTCATAGCATATCCACAGGCAGTAGCTATGATGCCTTTCCCACAGTTGTGGgctgtttgtttcttcattatgaTTATTTTGCTAGGCCTAGATACACAG TTTGTTGCGATGGAAGTTTTCATGACATCAGTGATGGACCTGTACCCCATGGTGCTGCGCAAAGCTGGACGTCGAGAAATGTTCCTCCTGCTTTTCTGTCTTTTTTGCTTCTTCAGCCAACTTGTCATGGTTACAGAG GGTGGGATGTATGTATTCCTGTTGTTTGACTACTATGCCTGCAGTGGAGCCT CCTGTCTCCTTTTCCTCTGTGTGTTTGAGTCTCTGGCCATGGGTTGGATCTTTG GGGCTGAAAGGATGTTTGACGTCATTGAAGACATGACAAAGTCACGACCCAACTACATGTTCATGCTGTGCTGGAAATACCTGACACCTCTTGTGTCCCtg GTGTCTTTCGTCTGCTCTCTTGTGAAGTACAAACCCCTTACGTTTAACCGCTGGTATGTGTACCCAGACTGGGCGTATGTATTAGGCTGGTTACTGGCCCTGTCCTCCATTGTACTGGTGCCTGGATGGGCACTTAGACGACTGTTTGTTGAGAAAGGAAGCTTAAAACAG CGTTGGCACCACTTGTGTAGTCCTGATAAAAAAAACTTCCTCTCACCTGTAAGCAACAAGCTAAAATCCAGGAAACAACTTTGA